In one Candidatus Bathyarchaeota archaeon genomic region, the following are encoded:
- the albA gene encoding DNA-binding protein Alba produces the protein MVLGHRGEGETLEGTEPTEKPERDNVVFIGKKPTMSYVLACMTLFQQGINEVTLKARGRAINTAVDVAEIVRHRFMTNLQVKNITIGTDIVPRLEGQGQSNVSTIEITLAK, from the coding sequence ATGGTATTAGGACATCGAGGTGAGGGAGAAACATTGGAAGGCACAGAACCGACAGAGAAACCTGAACGGGATAATGTGGTGTTCATTGGCAAAAAGCCAACTATGAGCTATGTGCTTGCCTGCATGACCCTATTTCAGCAAGGAATTAACGAGGTTACATTGAAAGCTCGAGGACGTGCTATTAATACTGCCGTCGATGTAGCTGAAATCGTACGCCACCGCTTCATGACTAATCTACAAGTGAAAAATATTACCATCGGAACCGACATTGTGCCACGGCTAGAGGGTCAGGGACAAAGCAACGTCAGCACAATCGAAATTACA